Proteins encoded by one window of Prevotella nigrescens:
- a CDS encoding shikimate kinase codes for MTENLPDNLKRIIIIGYMGAGKTTLGWALSKILGFRFYDLDWYIETRMRKTIAQIFEERGEDGFRVIERNMLHEVAEFENVIIACGGGTPCFFDNMDYLNQQGETVYMNATADIICQHLNMSRNVRPLLKGKSEEEMKVFVEKQIEQRNTYYKRAKHIVEVHLMDNRKKISAMAKQLIATIKTSRKF; via the coding sequence ATGACCGAGAACCTACCAGACAACCTCAAACGAATAATCATAATAGGCTATATGGGCGCCGGAAAAACCACGCTCGGTTGGGCTTTGTCTAAAATCCTGGGGTTCAGATTCTACGATTTAGACTGGTATATAGAGACACGCATGCGCAAAACTATAGCCCAGATATTCGAAGAACGGGGCGAAGATGGGTTCAGAGTCATAGAACGCAACATGCTGCACGAGGTTGCAGAGTTTGAGAACGTCATTATTGCCTGCGGTGGAGGTACTCCGTGCTTCTTCGACAATATGGATTACCTGAACCAACAGGGTGAAACGGTGTACATGAATGCAACTGCCGACATCATCTGCCAGCACCTTAACATGAGCAGGAATGTTCGTCCTCTGTTAAAAGGCAAGTCGGAAGAAGAAATGAAAGTCTTTGTAGAGAAACAGATAGAGCAACGAAACACTTACTACAAGAGGGCAAAGCACATTGTTGAAGTGCATTTAATGGACAACCGCAAAAAGATAAGCGCAATGGCAAAACAGCTTATTGCGACCATAAAAACAAGCCGGAAGTTTTAA
- the speA gene encoding biosynthetic arginine decarboxylase, which yields MKKWTIEDSKELYNIKGWGTSYFGINESGHVYVTPCKDNRQLDLCEIMDELVLRDVTPPVLLRFPDILDNRIEKISSCFEIAKKEYKYEGDNFIIYPIKVNQMQPVVDEIISHGKKFNLGLEAGSKPELHAVIAVQCQSDSPIICNGYKDQSYIELALLAQKMGKRIFIVVEKLNEIDIIAKAAKKLNVMPNIGIRIKLASTGSGKWAESGGDASKFGLTASELLQALEKLDEKGLHDCLRLIHFHIGSQITKIRRIQTALTEAAQYYANLRKMGYNVDFVDCGGGLGVDYDGTRSSSSESSVNYSIQEYVNDCVSTFVDASNKHGIPHPNIITESGRNVAAHHSILVINVLETASLPEMSEEFEAKDTDHQLVRELYKIWDNLNSRNMLEDWHDAEQIREESLELFSHGMVDLKTRAEIEAMYWSVCHEINTLAKGMKHVPDELRNLDKLLADKYFCNFSLFQSLPDSWAIDQLFPVMPIQRLNERPTRKATLQDITCDSDGKIANFVSGGRTSHVLPVHALRRNEPYYLGVFLVGAYQEILGDLHNLFGDTNAVHLSVKDGSYHIDQIIDGETVEEVLEYVQYNPKKLVRQLEIWVTKSVKQGKISLEEGKEFLSNYRSGLYGYTYLE from the coding sequence ATGAAAAAATGGACGATTGAAGATTCGAAGGAACTCTATAATATTAAAGGGTGGGGAACTTCTTACTTTGGTATCAACGAATCTGGACACGTTTACGTTACTCCGTGCAAGGATAACAGGCAGTTAGACTTGTGCGAAATTATGGATGAGCTTGTGTTACGCGACGTAACGCCTCCCGTTTTGCTCCGTTTCCCGGACATTCTCGACAATCGCATCGAGAAAATATCGTCGTGTTTCGAGATTGCAAAGAAGGAATACAAATATGAAGGAGATAATTTCATCATCTATCCTATTAAAGTTAACCAGATGCAACCGGTTGTTGACGAGATTATTTCGCACGGCAAGAAGTTCAATCTTGGCTTGGAAGCAGGCTCGAAACCCGAATTGCACGCCGTAATAGCGGTTCAGTGCCAGAGCGACTCGCCTATTATCTGCAACGGATACAAAGACCAAAGCTACATAGAACTTGCCCTTTTGGCACAGAAAATGGGCAAGCGCATATTTATTGTAGTAGAGAAACTTAACGAGATAGACATTATTGCAAAAGCCGCCAAGAAACTTAATGTTATGCCCAACATTGGCATTCGCATCAAACTGGCATCTACAGGCTCGGGTAAATGGGCTGAGAGCGGAGGCGATGCGTCCAAGTTTGGCTTAACGGCATCGGAACTCTTGCAAGCCCTTGAGAAGCTCGACGAGAAGGGATTGCACGATTGTTTACGACTGATACACTTCCATATTGGTTCGCAGATTACGAAGATACGTCGCATTCAGACTGCACTTACCGAGGCTGCACAGTATTATGCCAACCTAAGAAAGATGGGGTACAATGTAGACTTCGTAGATTGTGGAGGCGGATTGGGTGTAGATTATGACGGAACACGGTCATCGAGCAGCGAGAGTTCGGTGAATTATAGCATTCAAGAGTACGTAAACGACTGTGTATCTACCTTTGTAGATGCATCGAACAAGCACGGAATACCACACCCGAACATCATTACTGAGAGCGGACGCAACGTTGCTGCACACCATTCCATACTCGTTATAAACGTATTGGAGACGGCTTCGCTGCCTGAAATGTCGGAAGAGTTCGAGGCAAAGGACACAGATCATCAGTTAGTACGCGAACTTTACAAGATATGGGACAACCTTAACTCGCGCAACATGCTCGAAGATTGGCACGATGCAGAGCAGATTCGTGAAGAGTCTCTGGAGCTTTTCTCGCACGGAATGGTAGATTTGAAGACCCGCGCAGAGATAGAAGCAATGTACTGGAGCGTCTGCCACGAGATAAACACACTGGCAAAGGGAATGAAGCACGTGCCAGACGAACTCCGCAACTTAGACAAATTGCTTGCAGACAAATATTTTTGCAACTTCTCGCTCTTCCAATCGCTTCCCGACAGTTGGGCTATCGACCAGCTTTTCCCCGTCATGCCGATACAACGGCTGAACGAACGCCCTACACGGAAAGCCACTTTGCAAGACATTACCTGCGACAGCGATGGCAAGATAGCCAATTTCGTAAGCGGAGGACGCACCAGCCACGTGCTTCCAGTGCACGCATTGCGTCGTAACGAGCCTTATTATCTTGGTGTTTTCCTCGTTGGTGCATACCAAGAGATACTCGGCGACCTCCACAATCTGTTTGGCGACACCAATGCCGTGCACCTTTCCGTGAAAGACGGGAGCTATCATATCGACCAGATTATAGACGGCGAAACCGTGGAAGAGGTGCTCGAGTATGTGCAATACAACCCTAAGAAACTTGTTAGGCAGCTCGAAATATGGGTAACCAAGAGCGTCAAGCAAGGAAAAATATCGCTCGAGGAAGGAAAAGAATTCCTTAGCAACTATCGAAGCGGACTGTATGGATATACCTATTTGGAGTAA